Genomic window (Streptomyces sp. LX-29):
CACCTCGACCTCTCCATATGCCTCGAGATCACCACCGCCCAACACCGGGCGAACCGCCTCCTCCGCCGCTTCACACCCCAGCAGCTCACCCTCGCCCACCAGAGCGCGGTCGAAGCCGTCCCATCCTGGCCGGCCTCCCCAGCCACCGTCCCGCACCACTGGAGATACCGGCTCCTCGCACTGCAGACCCACAATCACCAACGCGGCGTCCCGACCGACCTCGACGCCTACACGCACGCAGCGATCTACCCCGACGCCCTCGAACTCGCCGCATCAGTGCTCGCCAAGCATCCTCGCGATCCAGCAAGATCCACTGGCGAGAGCTCTCCGCATCTCCGAACGACGGCACCCACGGTTCACGGCCACTTCGCCACTCAAGATTCCTCGTCGCAGGTCAGAGCGACCGCGTCAAGGACGACTCGGTGACACAGGACAAAAGGGCCGGGCCCGGGAGAGCTGACTGTGACCGGCAAGGCGGTCGTGCCGGTGAGACCGCTGCCGGCCAGCGTGATCACCTGGCCGTGAGTGGAGGGCCGGCTGCCCAGCGCGGCGGCGACATTCTGCGCAGCGCGAGGCGTGAGTCCCCGCACTGACCTGTGCGGAGGCGAGCACACGGAATAGGTGTCGGTCCCGTGGACGGCGAGGACCTCGGTCAGCGCGGCGGCCGCGGTCTCGGCCAACCCGTCTTTGCACCTGTGCCGCAGATGGTCCGGGATCTCGCTGCGCTCCGGTTCTCGGCGAAGTTGAAGAGGACACGCGAGAGCTTGTGGACCCTTAACCCGGTTAAGGGTCCACAAGCCAAGCGCTCACCCTCAGCTGCCTGCCGTCGACAGCCCAGGCGTTGTCGCGCTCGGGATAGACGGTGTCTCGGGTGGGGAGCTCTACCGCTGGTGGACAGCCGAACCGCGGGAGGGGAGAGCAAATGGGAACGGGCACGGTGATGCTGGTGGTGTTAGCCGTCTTGGGTGCGGGTGCCTTGGTTGGGGTCCTGGTCCGGGCCGGGCGTCGCGAGGCCGAGGCGGAGAAAGCCCGGCTGGCGGAGGAGGCGCGGGTCCAGGCCGTGCGGTCGATGGAAGCGGTATGGGCGATGGACCCCCTGGAGTTCGAGGAGTACGTCGCGGACCTCTGCCGCAGGGACGGCTGCACCGGGGTGCGCCGGGTTGGTGCCTCAAACGACCTGGGCGCCGATGTGATGGGCTGGCTGCCGGACGGGCGGAAGCTCGTGGTCCAGTGCAAGCGTTACGCCAAGCACCGTACCGTCGGCAGCCCGGACCTGCAGAAGTTCAACGGCACCGCCCGCAGTGAACACGAAGCGGACGTCCCGCTCTTTGTCGCCTCCTGCAAGTTCACCAAGCAGGCTCGGGCCTTCGCCGCCCGCCACGGCCTGGTCCTCGTCGACGTCGACCTTCTCGGCTTCTGGAACGGCGGCACGGCCCTGACTGCGCTCCTCGATCTGGACATCGGCCGGTCCGGTACCAACCGGAAGCTGACCCCGGACAGCTGAACCCTCATGCCGCTCAGTCGCGAAGATTGGTCCGAAGGGTTGGCCGTACTACTGCAACGGCGTTTTGGTCGGTGACGGCCACCGCCGGGCGGGTACGCCGCTGCGCGCCGCTCAGGACGAGGCCGGTGCCCCGGCCGGTTTGTGGACGGGCCGGGGCCTGGCCGCGGTCGGCCTCAAGGCCGGGGGCGTGGTGACCGAGCGGCAGGCCTAACTGCTCCTGGGGGAGGGCCGTCACCCAGACGCCGACCAGATCGAGCGCGAGCGCCTGAAGGGGCGGGTGACGATCCGGCGAAGGCGCGGCGGGTGACCGTGCTGGGCAGGGTCATCAAGCACAACCAGTCGCAGGAGACTGAGAAGGCCAAGGAGCGGACGCTCTGGCTGGCCATGGACTTGGTGTTCCGGGCGCCGTCGACGGCACAGATCGCGTGGGCGCTGCTCGGTGAGGAGCACCGCCTGGTGCTGGAGCTGTGCCAGGACATCGCCCGAGACAAGACGCTGGCGTGGTTGGAGGACTCGTTCGCGCAGGCTGTGCCGCTGAGGATGCCTGGGTGTCTGGGGGCCCTATGCCTTTGGTCAAGGAAAACGGGCGAGCGTTGGGTTGGTGAGCCGGGCAGCATGTCAGGGTGGCTGATCTGCTGTGGGGTGACGTGAAGTGCTTCTTCGACCCGGACTTGATGGGGTCGTTGCCGGACGTGCGCGTCCCGAATGCCTCGGTGGAGGACTGGCAGGCGGTCCTCGATCTTGTCGCGGAGAGCGGCTGGAAGTGTCGATATTCCGAGGGAGAGACGGTGCTTCCGGTGCCTCGGGCGGAGGCCGTGCTGTCCCGTCCGGCGGATTCCGAGCGCCCGGACCTGCGGGTCTGGCCGACTGCCGACGTGCTGGCGATCTTCCGTTTCCATGCCGACGATGAAGTCGACTTCGATGTCGACCTGCGGGAGTTGCAGGGCCAGGAGCGACTCGACGTGTTCTGCGGCTTCCTTCGGGAGATCGGGCGGCGGTTGGGCAAGCCGGTGCTGATGGATCCGGAGGGCGACTGGGGCCATCCGGTGCTCGGCTTCGATGTCGAGGCTGATCGAGTCGTTGTCCTCGCAGAGCCGCTGGTCAGGTGACTGCGGCCGACGGCTGGGGTTCGTATAGGGTGCCGTCGCGGAGCATGGCGAACAGGACGTCGGCCCATCGTCGGGCGAGGCAGAGCAGGGCCTGGGTGTGGTGCTCGCCCTGGGCGATCTTCTTGTCGTAGTAGGCCCGGGAGGCCGGGTCGCCCAGGGCGGCGAATGCGGAGAGGAAGAAAGCCCGTTTGAGCTGCTTGTTCGTCAAGGACGGCGGCTAGTGATCCGGCCAGGCTCGGGACGATCAGCGCGGCCGCGTCGGTGCCCGGAACGGTGACGGTCTGCTCGTCCAAGGCGTTGAAGATGTCGTCGACCAGCCGCTCGGCCATCCGCGGGGCCTTCGGCCGCAGCAGTGTGACCAGCCGCCGACGGCCCGCCTTGCGTATCTGTGCCGGGGATCCGAACCGGTCCAGCAGCGTGAGGACGGCCGGGTGCTGCAACCGTGGCCCCAGGACTCTCTCCAGCGAGGGGTGGATCTGGGGCAGCAGGCCGTGCAGCCTGTTGGCGACCCGGGTGGCCTCGCCAGCGAGGTCGCCGTCGAAGCCTACGATCATTTCCAGCTCGGCGATCGTCTCGTCCTCGCTGTCGATGGCCCGGAGCGTGTGGGGCATCGCGCGGGCGGCGTCGGCGATGATGAAGGCGTCCTTCGCGCCGGTCTTGGCCTCACTTGGGTAGAGGTCGGCGATCCACCGCATCGTCAGGCCGGGCAGGTAGGCGACAGCCGGCAGCAGCGGCGCTACAGGTGCGGCCCTGGATCTTCCCAGCTCATCCACCTCAGCCGTCTCATCAAGACCAGTCCGGCTTCGGCTGTAATGCCTGTGCCCAGGCGGGATATGAGGCACCCTGGCGGGTCAGGGCCGGGCGGCAGCGAGCAGCTGTTCCCGGAGATCTCGTACGGCCGGCTTCGATTCATGGGGTTGGGCTTCGCGGACGAGGTCGAGGAAGCGTCGGCGGACGCGGGCGGATTCGACGTGTGAGCCGATGCGGATGGCGCGCAGGCCGGTGGCGCAGGCGGCTTCGAGGTCGTCGACGACCAGGAGGGCGCGGGCGGCGGCGATGGCGTCGAAGGCGCTGGAGCGGGCGAAGTCGCGTTCGGCAGCGGCGGTGCTCAGCAGGTCCAGGGCGCTGGTGGCGTGTTGGGGCTGGCCGCTGCTGCGGGAGAGGAAGAGCAGGACTTCGCCGAGGGTGGAGCTCAGTTCCGCGTGGTCGAGGTAGGCGATGTACTCGGGCCGGTCCTCGACGGCATGCTCGTGGAAGATCTCCTGGGCGTGACGGACGCTGCGCAGGGCCTCAGGTGCCTCGCCCTGGAGGGCGGCGAAGCGGGCGGCCAGGGCGTAGAGGCCGGCGCGCAGGACGGGGTGGGCGTCGTTGCGGGTTCCGTACAGAGCCAGGGCGATGCAGTCGGAGGCGAGGTCGGGCCGGCCGAGGTAGCCCCAGATCCGGGCGAGGCACTGCAGCAGGTGTGAGGTGAGGTTGCGGTCCCCGCTTTCGCGGGCGGCGTGGACGGCCATGGTGAGGTAGCGGATGGCCGCAGGCCCCTGGGCGACGTCGTGGGACATCCAGCCGACGCAGCCGGCGAGGTCGGCGAGTTCGCGGAAGAGGAGCCGGCCGGTGGTCTCGGTGTAACGGCCGTCGCGGATGAGGCCCGTGGCCCAGGCCAGTTGCCCGGTGGCGGAGTGCAGAGTGCTGCCGCCGCCATGGCGGTTGTCCAGCTGCCGGAAGGCGCGGGTGTAGTCGGCGATCCGCGCGGCGTCTCCGGCGCCGAGCCGGGACCCGCGCGACTCGCTCACCCCAGGGAGGGTGTGGGAGGGGGCGTAGGCCCAGGTGTCTAGGCAGTGTCTGATGGCTCTTGGCCGGGATGGTGGATCTGTTGCCGTGCCGGGCAGGAGCCTGTCATGGTGCGTCGCCATGAACTGACGAACGCTCAGTGGGAACGTATCGCTCCGCTGCTGCCGGAGACCGGTGGGCCGGGCGGGCGGTGGGCGGACCACCGGAGGGTGGTCAATGGGGTCCTGTTCCGGACCCGGACCGGGATTCCCTGGCGTGACCTGCCCGAACGCTACGGCCCCTGGCAGACCGTGTACGAACGACACCGGCGCTGGTCGGCCGACGGCACGTGGGCGAGGATCCTGCGCGCGTTGCAGACCGGCGCCGACGCCAGTGCCCGGGACGCAGACGGCTCCTGGGCGGTCAACGCCGACTCCACCACCTGCCGGGCCCACCAGCACGCCGCCGGAGCCCGGCACCGGCCCCCGGTCGACCACCCGCAAAAAGGGGCGGGACCCGTGAGGACCCGGAGGGACGTGAGGCCCTGGGACACTCCCGGGGCGGGCTGACCAGCAAGGTCCATCTGCTGGCCGACGACCGGTGCCGACCCCTGGTCTGGCTGACTTCCCCCGGCCAGCGCAGGGACAGCCCGATGTTCATCCCGCTCATGCAGGCCCTTGCGGTCGCCCGCCCGGGACCCGCGCACCCGGCCGGACCGGGCCCGCGGTGACAAGGCGTACTCCAGCCGCGCCAACCGCGCCTACCTGCGACAACGCCACATCAAGGCGACCATCGCGCAACCGGAGGACCAGCGTGCAAACCGCAGACGGCGGGGCCGGGCGGGAGGCCGGCCACCGGCCTTCGAACACGAGCAGTACCGCCACCGGAACACGGTCGAACGCTGCGTCGGCAAGCTGAAACAACACCGGGCAGTGGCGACCAGGTACGACAAACGCGACTACGTGTTCCAAGGAACCCTGGCCACCGCAGCCATCGTCATCTGGCTCCGCGATCTCATCAAAGAGCCATCAGACACTGCCTAGCGCCGGCAGGAGCCGTTCGGGCTCGTACGGGATCGCCGGACGCGCCTGCTCCCCAGGGTGTGGGCTGGGCGTGGTGCTGGTTTGGGTGCCGTTGAGGAGCGCGGCGGAGGTCATGTGGGTCAGGTCGGTGAGGAGTTCGGTGGGCCCGCGGAAGCGGGTGAGGTCCTCAGAGTCTGCTTCTGCCAGCCCGAGGTCGGCTGCCGTCAGCCGCCGGCCGCACTTCGCGGAGAAGACGGCCGCGAGCAACTCGGGATGGGCGGGCGCGGCCTCTCGCCGCCCAGCCAGCGCCGTACCCGGGAACCATCGGGACGCACGTGCGGGTAGCCGGCCCGCCCTGCTTCCCGGGTGACAGCGGTGGCGAGGCCCTTCTTGGTGAAGTCGCATATGCGGAACCAGTAGGCGAATGCGCTCTCGCCCTGCTTCGGATCGGTCTGGGGAACACCGGACGGCATGGCGGCCTCCGCAGGAATGTCTGCGCTGGAACCCTCACCGGCGACAGTAGGGCACCACAGCTCAGCCTGGTAGCGCCCCCGGTGGTCCGCCCCCTTTCGCTTCCCCCGTCCCGCCCGCCTTGCGCTGGCCGAAAGCGCCGCGCACACGCCTCCTGCCTCCGCCCATCCGGCCCCGCCCACACTCCCAGCACGAACAGGCATGCAGGCCCACAGGTACAGCCCGAAGGCGTGCGACGACCGACAACCTGCCCACGGCTTCCAGCTGAGGGCGGGCAGCAGGGGAAGACCCCGTGGACGTCCCGTACATCGTCGTGGACCAGCTCACCCCGCAGCAGCTGCGGACGTGGAAGACCTACTTCGGTGACGTCGACCGGCCGTGGTACATCGAGGAAGGCATCTGGCGCCGCCCCAGGAGAAGGCCACCGCGGGCCCCTCCGGCTGGAGCGGCGAAGGCGACGCCCGCCGCCGGGTGATCCACTGCCGCTACCGGTACGGGTTGGTGCCGGACCACCGCCGCGCCCGCCATCGGGCTGAGGGACCTGTACCTCTACCACTCGGTCGCCGCGCCGCCGACGAGATCGCCGCACACGAAGCCGTCGTCCAGGCCGCGCTCGCGGCCGGCGGCTGGAAGCAGCAGCCCGGCGAGGGGAGGTTGACGGCTCCGGAAGGCCCTCATCCGCGCTCTTGCGGCACACCAGGTCGCCGTCCTGCGGGCCTTCCAGCGGGTAGGGAAGGAACTGGTTGTCGTGCCAGAAGCCCTCGGGGTCGAGGTAGACGACCTGCATGCCGCGCTCGCGGGCGCGGGCCTGGACCTTGCGACGGTCGGCGTGCAGCCCGACGACGAGCAGGCCCTTCGCGCCGTCGGCCCACTCGACGTCCGGTACGGCCTGGTCGTAGCGGCGCATGAAGCAATCCCCCACGCCAGCCCTCGCGGCGAGGACGTCGAAGTTGTGCGTGATCACCGGCCCGACCAAGTGCCCCTGGGCATCCCGCACGCCGCCGCGATGGCCACCCACACCGCATCGAGCCGCCTGCGCTTCACCACCGACATCACCGAGGCCGCCGCCTTCGCCGACGTTCACTTCCTCGCCGTCGGCACCCCCATCGACGCCGATGGCCGCAGCTACGACACCGGCCAGGTCTTCGGTGCCGCCCGCGCCCTGGCCCCGCACATGAGGCGGCCCTGCGTCATCATCGGCAAGTCCACCGTCACCGTCGGCACCACCCGCACCCTCGCCGCCCTCGTCGCCCGCCTCGCCCCTGCGGGAAGCGACGCTGAGGTCGTCTGGAACCCCGAGTTCCTGCGTGAGGGCCACGCCATCGACGACACCCTGCGCCCCGACCGCATCGTCGTCGGCGTTCCCTCCCCGCGCGCCGAGGACGTGGGGCGTAGGGTCTACGCGCCCCTGCTGGAGAACAAGGTCCCGCTGTTCGTCACGGACCCCGCCACAGCGGAGCTGATCAAGGGCGCGGCCAACGCCTACCTGGGCATGAAGATCTCCTTCATCAATGGCGTCGCTGACATGTGCGCCGCTGCCGGCGCCGACGTCCAGCAACTCACCGAAGCCATCGGCCTCGATCCGCGCATCGGCCGAGGTGGCCTGAACGCCGGCCCCGGCTACGGCGGCGGCTGCCTGCCCAAGGACGTCCGCGCGTTCACCGCCTCCGCCGAAGCCCTCGGCGCTCTCGACGCCGCATCCCTCCTGCGCGCCGCAGAGCACGTCAACGAATCGAGGCCCGCAGCCGCCCTGCGGCTCATCGAGGAGACCCTCGGCCGACCCGTCACGAGGGTGAAGGTCACGGTGTGTGTCGTTTAACCTCTGGCGTTTGGTGGGGGCGCGGCAAGGGTCACCTGGCCGGTCCAGGACTCGGGTTCCCGGGGCGGATCCCAAGTCACTTCGACGTCGACTTCGTGGAAGTCGTGCGCGAGTGCCACCACCATTGCGGCCGCAGCTGTGCGCGCCTCGGCTGGGTCGGCGTTGATCGGCACGTCGGCGAGACGCCCGCAGAGCATTCCGCCTTCCTCGGTGAGGACGCTGTGGCGCCAGCCTTCCGGCGTCGCCAGCAGGATGATGCCCTTCGGCCTGCCGAAGAAAGGCCGCTTCTTCGTCCGTTGTCGTCTCACCATGTAGCCATCCAACATTGTCGGCGCCTTGGCGGTTGAGGCAGCGGAGATTCAGGTGCTGCGGCGGGGTTTGGTCTCAACCTTGTGGTGGGCGGGGCGCCGGGTCGAAACGCCAGAGGAATGCCTGCCAGCAGCGGTCGACGTCGGGAGCACATGCGCCGGTCCGTGAGGACCACAGCCACACGGGCGGGGCCTCGCGTCCTTCGACAGGTGCTCGACCTTCAGCCGGATCAGCGTGCCCTCGATGACGGGGAGTTCGCCGTCGTGCTCCAGCCAGGCGGCCCGGTGAGTCAGCCGCGGGTGGACCCGGTCCCATGCCTGAGTCTCGGCCTTTCCGTAGTTCGCGGTCACGGTGAGCGTGATGACCGAGGGCTCGGGCCAGGTCTCCGGCCTGGCGAAGCGGAACTCGGGGCCGTGTTTGGGCGGGCGTCCGCCCTTGGGGTCGTAGACCCGGGGCGGTGTCGGCAGCCGCATGACACGGTCAGAGCGGACCCGGCCTACGAGCTCGACCGGCAGGTCACGCAGGACCCAGGCCAGGCGGGTGACGTCATAGCCGGCATCCGTCACGATGACGATTTCCGGGTCACCGGACCGCCACTGGCCTGCGGCGATGAGCCGTTCAACAACGCCGCGGAGCTGGGCTGCGGTGACGGCGGTCGCGTCGTCGGCGGGACCGAGATGAACGGCGTCCAGGATCGCGGTCCAGGGCGTGGCGCCCATCTCCAGCACGGCGACGAACGAGTATGGCCCCTCGGGGGTGAACTGCGAGGCCCTCTTCGCGCGGCCGTAGACGTGGCAGAACAACCGCTCCGCCGAGCACGGAGCATCCGACCGCAGCCACGGCGAGATGTCCACGGCCAACACGAGCCGACCGTCCAAAAACCGCGGAAGCGGCAAAGCAGCCAGTACCGTCCGCAGTCGTTTGGCATCGATCCGGCCGTGGTTGAGCCCGTCGTGCATCGCTCCGTGCCCTCGGCGGTGCTCGGGCAGCAGCGTCAGGTCCACCGCGGACCTCACCGCCCCGTCCGCACGCAACACCGCATCCGACAGCTCGAACAGTTCATCGCTCCGAGCGGTCAGACACTCGTAGAACTCACCCCGGAAACGTGACGCTCCCGCGAACGCTTCCTCCAGGGCGTCATCAGGAAGCAGACTCAACCTCACGGCCTTTGTTGTGATCACGTGTGCCCTTGGTCGGAGCGCATGATCAGGCGAAGGCCGCCTGCGCGTCTGGTGAATGTCCAGGTGAGCTACCTAGTTCGAGGCAGTGTTCGAGACCGGAGATTGAGACTGCCTACGATGACCGGATGGCGATGAAGCAGGTCTTGGAACGTGCGAGCGAGCTGGTGGGCGGCGATGCCTCCTCGGCCACGTGGTGTCGGTTGACAGCGCCCATCCCCACGCCTCCCAAGGAGGTCCATCAGGCGGCTGGTGGGGGGCGTTTGCGACACCGGCGCAGACTGCTGCCCTACATATTGGCGGGGAGTGGGCTGGTTCTGGCCTCTCCGCTGATCTTGCTCGCAGCACTTGACGCAACCTCGCCGGGCGAGATCAAGAAGGACCGTCGTAAGTGGAAGGCTGTCCGGGCACGCAAGGCTCAGCTGCTGCCCCCACTCGGCCTGGACCGTGCCTTCGACGGCAACTGGGACACCACCGCCGGTCAACTTCTCCTCACCTGGTACAGCCAGGCGCCCGATCGGGAAGTCTCATCGTGCCGACGGCGGAGAAGGTCTCGCTACTGGCCGTCCCATCCTGGTGGTGGTTCCGCGGGCGGCCCAAGACCCTACGCGTCGTGGCCGAATTTCCGGTTGGGGCAGCCCGCTGTGAGATCCCTGAGTTCGCGGATCACGACATCCCTTTCTTCTCGCTCCGCTTCCCGGATGGATCACGGCTCAGCCTCGAAGCCGAGAAGGGGGAACAGACCGTCCGTTTCCTCGCCACATGCCGGACCCTGGCCAAGCAGTGACCCGGACGACCGCGCCGCGCCGTGCTCAGCGCCCTGGCGGTCGGCAGTCCCGACGGTGGGCGCCTCAAGGCCAGCATGGGCCTGGGCTCACCTCAGGCGACAACGGAGGTTAGAGAACAAGCTGACTTGTTCTTTATGGTCTGACGCGCAGGGCCGGGATAGGGCTTGACCTCAAGTGAGGTTCAGGTTGGAGGCTTCTTCGTATGCCGCTGGCCGTAGGGCAGCGCAGCATTTCACACGTTGGAGGAAGTCTCATGCCGAGCAGTGCCGTTCCAAACTCCGCTCCCGCTGTGCCCGCCGCAACCTCGGACCACCGTTCCGGCCTCACCTGGTGGAAGGTGCTCGTCACCAGCGCGGTCGGCGCGGTCGTTGTCAATCTGATCGTTCTTGCCGTCGCCAAGCTGGCCGGTGCCTCGCTCATCGTCGTCGACGGCAGCGAAGAGCACCCGATCACGGTCGGGGGCGTCATCGGCGCCTCCGTCGTCCCGCTGGTCGTCGGGACGGGCGCTGCCCTCTTGATGGGCCTGTGGAAGCCGGTCTTCCTGCGGATCGCGCAGTACGTCGGTGGTGGGCTGGCAGTGTTGTCGGTTGCCGGCCCGCTGTCGTCCGGCGCCGACGGCGGCACCGTCGCAGCCCTGTCCCTCATGCACATCACCCTCGGCGTGGCGGTCGTCACCGCCCTGAAGCTCCACCGCCGAACGATGCCCCGAACGTGATCACCCGTATGGGGATTTCGGGGACGTGAACACGGCCTTCGCCTCCCTCAGCGGTTCCACAGGTGCGGACGCCCACTACCGGCGCCGCCGCGCGGGAGGGGTGCAGGCTCCGCGGCACCTGTTCAACCGATGCTCGGCCAGCTCCACCACTGCCTCCTGACACGGACCCTGTTCGATGAAGCGATCGCCTTCCCGGCAGAGCCCCAGCCAGCAGGAACGGCCACTGCGTGAACGGAACGGGGCGGCTTGTTCAGGGGCGGCAGGGGAGACGATCATTCGGCCATGAGACCCGAAGTGCTGACGTTCGTCGCCGACGGACCGCTTCCCGACTGGGACGCGAGCGAGGAAGAGATCGACCGGCGTCACCACCAGCTGGCGGCTATCTCCCGCCCCGTCACGTCCGAAGAGGCGGCCGCGCTGGCCACCTGCTTCGGCCCCGACGACTGCTACGGCGTCGCCTGGACGCTCGTGCACTTGATCGAGACGGCTCCCGGCCCGGTGCCGCAACTGGACGATCCGGGTCCGGAAGCCGGCGACTGGGCCGAAGTTCTGCGGGCGCGATGGGGCGGCTGAGTCGCCGCTTTCGGATCTTGCCCTTCCTTCGCCACCCCTGCCCCTCCGCTTGGACCATCGAGCGAACCAGAGGATGATGCCTGCGATGTGGGGTCTGGCGATCCTGGGCCTGTTGTTCCAGGGCTGATTGCCGCAGGACGCACAACGAGAACGTACGTACGAGAACACGAGAGAACGGAAGGGCACGCATGCGAGGGAGCGGCCGACCGGCGATCCGTCGCGTCACCACCGCGTTGATCGCCGGTGTGGCCGTAATGCTGTGCCTGGCCACGGGCTGCCAAGCATCATGGGCCGCCCCCGTACCGGCCACTGCGGACATGGTCCGCGGCCACTGGACCGGGGACTGCGGGGCCGTCGTCGACATTGCCGAGGACGGAACGTTCCGGTTCACGAACTTCCAGTCCGACGCCAGGGGAGAGGGACCCGAGCGGCCCGCCTGACCGGCGAGGCCCTGTATGACCATTTTGGTCAAGCGGGCGGCTTCGTTGTCAGGCCCCTCCGTACGCTGCTGTGAGGCGCGTGAGGTGGGAGGACAACGTGGCCCGCGACGGATTCAATCAGGGTGACCACGACACGTGGGCGAAGGGCTTGATCAAAGGCATGAACATGAGCCTGGAGCGGGCCGCCGGCAGAACCTCTCTCGTGTGCCGGTCCAGTTCCAAGCCTCGACCGTCGCCGGTTGCACTCGGATGCCTCCCGCCTGAGCGGCGAGGATGCTTATCGCAGGGGTGGCGGCCGTCGTCGCCCGTGAGCCCAACGCGTTGCACTGGACGCTTGGTGGGGCCGCGGAAGGTCCTGGCCCTGTTCCGCCCCATGTGTGGAAGTGGACAAGGACAGCCCGTCGGCCGTCGCCACTCAGATGATGGCCTACCGCGTCACGAGATCACGGACCAGGCGGTGGCCCTCGGGCCGCCACGGGCGGATCACGGCGGGCGGCGCGCCCAGCGGCACGGTGAACTCGTCGAGGCCCTCCGCGGCCGGTAACAGACGCGAACAGCATTTCCGGACCACGGGCGGAGTCCCCCCGTCTGACAAAGAGGAGCGCATCGTGCGGGAGATTGCCCTCTACCACCCGTACGTCCACGTCCGTGACGACCGGTGGCTCAAGACCGCAGCGCTGTACTGGCCCCGGCTGGCCCGGGTGGCCCCTACCGGATATCCACTGACCGACTCCGATACCGCCCTGATACTCGACGACGAGCTCGGTTTTATTGTCACGGTTTCACCAGATACTGCCGCCCAGGCGGTAGCCCCGCTCTTCCTCGAGCTGCTGCGCACCCAACAGGACCGCCTCGTAGCCGCACTAGGGGGTGCTCTCATCCGCGCCAGCATCGGTTACCCCGCAGACGCTCCCTACAGCGGCCAGTACCAGGGGCATCCCAGAGCTGCCACTCGACTGGCTGCAGTGCACTGGGAGGAGATGAACGCCGAATTACGTGAGGCGTTGTTTGATGCTGGGCTTGCTCTCGAGGCCGCCAGGGGTCGGCCCGCCGGCCCCGCCTTGCGTTGGATCGCCATGCACCCACGTCTGGCTTGGGCGTACAAGTGCGTTCTCACCGAGCAGGTCGCCGAGATAGGACAGTTCACACCCGCGACCGACCAGCAAGACGCTCACCTCTCGCCCCACGGATGGACCACCGAGCGCCTCCTCGCGGCACTAACCAGCACAGGCGCAGAGGACACATCACCGCCAGGCACCACACCACCCGACCCCACGCACTCGGTGGGTCTACTCGCGATCCGTACCGTCATCCCTCAGTGGGCGGTTCGTGACTCTTTGAGTGGATCTGCTGTCGCCTGATGGTGTGGCGGCGGGGCGGAATCTGCCGGTCCGCGGTTGGTGATCTGGTGATGTGACCGGGTGAGTGAACGCAAGCCGTATCCGAGTGACTTATCGGACGAGCAGTGGTCGTTGATCGAGCCGGTGATCACCGCGTGGAAGGACCGGCACCGTTCGGTCAGCGGCCACCAGGGTGCCTACGACATGCGGGAGATCGTGAACGCGATCCTTTACCAGGGGCGGACCGGCTGCCAGTGGGCCTATCTCCCGCACGACCTGCCGCCCAAGAGCGCGACCTACTACTACTTCGCCGCCTGGCGGGACGACGGGACCGACCAGGTCATCCATGAACTCCTGCGCTGCCAGGTCCGTGAACGCGCCCGACGATTAGAGGACCCGACCCTGGTGGTCCTGGACACCCAGAGTGTCCACGTGGCCGCCGGGGTCCCCGCCTCCACGAGCGGCCACGATCCGGCCAAGCGGGTGCCCGGCCGCAAGCGGGGTCTTGCCGTGGACGTCCTCGGCCTGGTCATCGCGGTCGTCGTCCTCGCCGCGAACACCCACGACAACGCCGCGGGCATCGTCCTGCTGGACCAGGTCGCCGAGCACGCCGGCGGAAGCGTCCGCAAAGCCCTGGTCGACCAGGGCTTCAAGAACCAGGTCGTCGAACACGGCGCCGGCCTGGGCATCGACGTCGAGATCGTCGCACGCAACCCGCAGGACAAGGGGTTCGTGCCGCAGCCGAAGCGGTGGAGGGTCGAGCAGACCTACGGGATCCTGATACTGCACCGGCGCCTGGTCCGCGACTACGAGCACCGCCCCTCCTCCTCCGCCTCCCGCGTCTACTGGGCGATGACCCACGTCATGACCCGACGCCTCACCGGCGCGAACGCCCCCACCTGG
Coding sequences:
- a CDS encoding TniQ family protein, which encodes MLPQRVPPIAGETLNSYLARIAQANHLTAIEVLAVLPTWFSTKTNNIDDRAQHHMLAPAATHALHELAHLTSTTPVGLARALPAFGTDESPVRATTACHRCTARLGIHQPVPVHLPIHHKVCTRHGIWLSDLGEPHLDLSICLEITTAQHRANRLLRRFTPQQLTLAHQSAVEAVPSWPASPATVPHHWRYRLLALQTHNHQRGVPTDLDAYTHAAIYPDALELAASVLAKHPRDPARSTGESSPHLRTTAPTVHGHFATQDSSSQVRATASRTTR
- a CDS encoding restriction endonuclease; amino-acid sequence: MGTGTVMLVVLAVLGAGALVGVLVRAGRREAEAEKARLAEEARVQAVRSMEAVWAMDPLEFEEYVADLCRRDGCTGVRRVGASNDLGADVMGWLPDGRKLVVQCKRYAKHRTVGSPDLQKFNGTARSEHEADVPLFVASCKFTKQARAFAARHGLVLVDVDLLGFWNGGTALTALLDLDIGRSGTNRKLTPDS
- a CDS encoding DUF6069 family protein — its product is MPAATSDHRSGLTWWKVLVTSAVGAVVVNLIVLAVAKLAGASLIVVDGSEEHPITVGGVIGASVVPLVVGTGAALLMGLWKPVFLRIAQYVGGGLAVLSVAGPLSSGADGGTVAALSLMHITLGVAVVTALKLHRRTMPRT
- a CDS encoding DUF6236 family protein is translated as MREIALYHPYVHVRDDRWLKTAALYWPRLARVAPTGYPLTDSDTALILDDELGFIVTVSPDTAAQAVAPLFLELLRTQQDRLVAALGGALIRASIGYPADAPYSGQYQGHPRAATRLAAVHWEEMNAELREALFDAGLALEAARGRPAGPALRWIAMHPRLAWAYKCVLTEQVAEIGQFTPATDQQDAHLSPHGWTTERLLAALTSTGAEDTSPPGTTPPDPTHSVGLLAIRTVIPQWAVRDSLSGSAVA
- a CDS encoding IS5 family transposase — its product is MSERKPYPSDLSDEQWSLIEPVITAWKDRHRSVSGHQGAYDMREIVNAILYQGRTGCQWAYLPHDLPPKSATYYYFAAWRDDGTDQVIHELLRCQVRERARRLEDPTLVVLDTQSVHVAAGVPASTSGHDPAKRVPGRKRGLAVDVLGLVIAVVVLAANTHDNAAGIVLLDQVAEHAGGSVRKALVDQGFKNQVVEHGAGLGIDVEIVARNPQDKGFVPQPKRWRVEQTYGILILHRRLVRDYEHRPSSSASRVYWAMTHVMTRRLTGANAPTWRTAQAVAA